The Cellulophaga lytica DSM 7489 nucleotide sequence ATAAAAAATGAGGAAAATGATATTGTTTTTGGTAGTAGAAAAGTAAAAGAATTAAACAACGCAATTACTTTAAATTATGCTGTAAACTCTACCTTAAATGTAAATATGCGTTTGCGTCATTATTGGATTACAGTAGATTATAATAACCAATTTACACTAAAAAATAATGGTGATTTTATGACTAATAATTTTAGTATAAATCCAGATGATTATGATGATAATTTTAATCAGTTTAATATAGATGTTTTAGCCAAATGGCAGTTTGCACCAGCTAGTGAAGTTAGTTTAGCTTGCAAACTTGGGTCTAACTACTATAATGCAGCAGTAAACTCTAATTATGGTACAAATTTAAAACGTGTTTTAGAAGAAAATAATAGCACTACAGTATCATTAAAAATGACATATTTTTTAGATGCCAATATACTTAAAAAGTGACGTTAGTTATAATAACTGTTAGCGTACTCTTTTACAGTTATACCTTTTAAATTGTAAACAATTAAATGTTTTAAAATTGTATCAGAATCATAAATATTAAAAAGATTGTCTGAAGAAAAAGCAATAGTCCCTACATTTAAAAAATATAACTCTGTAACCAGTTTAAGGTTTACATTAGGTAAAATTTGTCCTTTTTCTTTAGCATTTTTTAAAAGGTTATAAATGATTGTAAAAGCAAGCTCATGCCTAAAATTGTAAAAAGTAGTATGGGCTTTAGGATAGTATTTTTTTAAACCAAAAATAAACGAGGGTTTAAAGTATCTTAGATACTCAAACCCTCGTTTGTATATTAGTATAATAGTAAGTATATCGTCATTTAAATTGTTTTTAACAATTTCATTAATATCCAATTTATAATCGTTTATTAAAGACGTAACACTTTTGTTCACTAAAGTTTCTTTGTTTTTAAAATGTACATAAATCGTTTTTTTAGAAATTCCTAGCGTTTTTGCTAACTCATCTAAAGTAATACGTTTGCTGCCAAATTTTGTAAAATTGGCTTTAGCACATTCTAAAAGCTCTTTTTTAGTGATCATTACTACTTATATTATTTCCAGCCGCCACCAAGAGCTTCATATAAATTTACAATACTTGTTAGTTGCTGTAATTTGCTATCAATAATATTAAGTTCTGCATTTAAAGCACTTTCTCTGGCAGTTAATAAATCTAGGTAATTTGCGTACCCATTTTTAAGTAACTCTTCAGAGTTTTGCTCTGCTCTACGTAAGGCTTCAACTTGTTTTAATCTGTACTCATATTTTTCAGTTTCTGCATTGTACGTATACAAAGCATTAGATACCTCAGAACCAGCAGTTAAAAGTGTCTTTTTAAATTGTAATAAAGACTGTTCTTGTTGTGCTAGCGCAACTTCTTTTTGTGTTTTTAGCTTACGCTGATTAAAAATAGGCTGCGTTAAACCACCAACTATATTTGCAAAAAGGGAGTTAGCGTCTAATAATTTATCTAACTCTAAACTTTGGTATCCCCCAGAAGCTGTTAATGTTAATGAAGGATAAAAACTACTTCTAGCAACATTTGTAAGCTCAAAAGAATTAATTAAACCATATTCTGCCGCCATAACATCTGGTCTGTTGCTAAGTAATGTAGCTGGTACACCAAGCGCTAAGTCGGTTTCTATTTTTTGTATGTCTAAACTACTTCTCTTAAAGCTTTGTGGTGCCTTACCTAATAATATACTTAACGTATTTTCTGTTCTAAAAATAGCAGCTTCAAGATCTACTTTTAAAGCTTTTGCACTATTGTATTGTGCTATGTTTTGGTCTACTGCAACTTGAGTTACATTACCAGCATCTTTTAAGGCTTTAATTGTTTCTACACTACTTTCTCTAGTCTTAATTGTTTCTTTAGTAATAGCTAATTGGGCATCTAAAGCCAATAAGTTATAATATGTATTTGCAATACTAGAAATAAGCTGTGTTTTTACAGCTTGGTGCCCAGCAACACTTTGCATATATGCAGCTTGTGTGGCTCTTTTATTGCTTCTTATTTTACCCCAAATATCAGCTTCCCAAGATAGGTTAGCAGTAATATCATACTGGTCTGTAGAAGTATTACTTAAAAAAGAACCAAACTGACTGTTTTTAGATAACTCTTGGTGTGTGTAATTAGGACCAATGCTTAATGTTGGAAAATACCCAGCCTTACCTTGTTTAGCATAAGCCTCTGCAGCTGCCAATTGTTGAATTGCAATTCTAATATCTAAATTGTTTTGCAAACCTTCTTGTATGTACTGCTCCAAATAATTGTCAGTAAACAAGTTTTTCCAAGACACATTTGCCATAGATATACTATCTGTAGGCAAATTGTCTGTTCTGTATAAGGCCTCGGTTTGTGGTAACTCTGGCCTATCATAATCCTTAGCAACAAAACAACTTTGTAGTGTAAAAGCAACAACTACTATAAGCGCTGTTTTGCTAATAAATTTATATTTTATTGTAGATTTCATAGTTTTTATTCTTCTGTAGTTTGAATTGCTGGTTTACCTGAAACTTTTTCTTGTAACCATTGAAATAAAATAAACAGTATTGGAATAACAAATACCCCTAATATGGTACCAATTAACATACCACCAGCGGCACCAGTACCAATAGAGTTGTTACCTTCTGCACCAACACCTTTTGCTAATGCTAATGGCATTAAACCTAAAATAAAGGCAAAAGAAGTCATTAAAATTGGTCTTAAACGAGATTTAGCACCATCTATAGCAGCATCTACAATAGATTCTCCTGCTCTTCTACGTTGCAGTGCAAACTCTACAATTAATATGGCATTTTTAGCAAGTAAACCAATAAGCATAATTAATGCAATTTGGAAGTAAATGTTATTCTCTAAGCCTAAAAACTTAGTACTTATATAAGCTCCAAATACACCAAATGGTAATGATAATACTACTGCAAATGGTAGTAAGTAACTCTCATACTGTGCACTTAATAAAAAGTAAACAAATAAAATACTTAGTATAAATATAAATGTGGTTTGACTACCAGCATTTACTTCTTCACGTGTTAAACCAGAATAAGCAACTGTATAATTACTAGGTAATTTAGCAACTTCCTCTTCTATAATTCTAATAGCATCACCTGTACTAAAACCTTCGTTTGTAGCACCTGTTATTTTTGTAGAATTAAATAAGTTAAAACGAGTTACAGATTGTGGACCATACACACGCTCTAAGTTTACAAACTGTGTAATAGGCGTCATTTCACCAGCATCTGTTCTAACATACATACTGTTTAAATCATCTACACTAGCTCTGTCATCTGGTAAGGCCTGTATGTATACTCTAAATTGTTTACCAAATCTAGAAAAATCTGATGCGTACACACCACCAATATAACCCTGTAAAGTAGAGAAGATACTGCTAACAGATACTCCTTTTTCTTTAGCTAGTGGTACATTAATATCCATCTCATACTGTGGGTAACTTGTATTAAATGAAGATTGTGCATACTTAATTTCGGGGTGAGACATTAAAGCCATTGCAAACTCTTTGTTTGTTTTGTCTAATTCTGTAAACTCACCTCCAAATTTATCTAATAAGTTAACTTCAAAACCAGCAGAGTTACCAAAACCACGTATACTTGGTGGTGAGAAGAAAATAATATTTGCTTCTGGCATTGTAGATGCAATACCAAATAACTTACCTGTTATGGCCTGTACAGATGTAGAAGGATCTTCACGCTCTGTCCAATCTTTTAATTTAATAATACCAAAACCGTAGTTGGTACCAGCACCACTAATTAAACTTCGACCTTTAATAAAGTTAACACCAGCAATACCTTCTATACCGTTTATTTTAGAGTATAAATCTCTAGAAACAGCATCGGTTCTATCTAAAGAAGAACCCGCAGGTAATTCTATGTTTGCAAAAATAATACCTCTATCTTCATCTGGTACAAAACCAGTTGGTGTTGTTTGTGATGCCCAGTAGATACCCACACCTGCAATTATTAATAACAATACAGAAACAAATTTTCTTTTGTATAAAAATTGAAGCGATTTACCATACCTGTCTATAGTAGCATTAAAGCCACGGTTAAATAAAGTATAAAAACGTTGTAATGGACTTTTGCCTTTTAATTCTTCATCATGTTTATGCTCTTTTAATAATAAAGCACATAAAGCCGGACTTAATGTTAATGCGTTTACTGCAGAAATTAAAATGGCAATAATTAAAGTAACTCCAAATTGCTCATAAAAAACACCAGTAGGCCCCGTAATAAATGTTACCGGAATAAATACAGCTGCCATTACTAATGTAATAGATATAATGGCTCCAGAAATCTCGTTCATTGCAATAAGTGTAGCCTTTTTAGGATTTTTAACTCCTTCATCCATTTTAGCATGGACGGCTTCTACCACAACAATAGCATCATCTACCACAATACCAATAGCTAATACTAATGCAAATAATGTTAGTAGATTTATAGAATACCCAAATACACTTAAGAAAAAGAAGGTACCAATAATAGATACAGGTACTGCAATTGCTGGTATTAAAGTAGATCTAAAATCTTGTAAAAAGATAAATACAACTAAGAAAACTAATAAAAAGGCTTCAACAAGTGTACTA carries:
- a CDS encoding TetR/AcrR family transcriptional regulator codes for the protein MITKKELLECAKANFTKFGSKRITLDELAKTLGISKKTIYVHFKNKETLVNKSVTSLINDYKLDINEIVKNNLNDDILTIILIYKRGFEYLRYFKPSFIFGLKKYYPKAHTTFYNFRHELAFTIIYNLLKNAKEKGQILPNVNLKLVTELYFLNVGTIAFSSDNLFNIYDSDTILKHLIVYNLKGITVKEYANSYYN
- a CDS encoding efflux transporter outer membrane subunit, giving the protein MKSTIKYKFISKTALIVVVAFTLQSCFVAKDYDRPELPQTEALYRTDNLPTDSISMANVSWKNLFTDNYLEQYIQEGLQNNLDIRIAIQQLAAAEAYAKQGKAGYFPTLSIGPNYTHQELSKNSQFGSFLSNTSTDQYDITANLSWEADIWGKIRSNKRATQAAYMQSVAGHQAVKTQLISSIANTYYNLLALDAQLAITKETIKTRESSVETIKALKDAGNVTQVAVDQNIAQYNSAKALKVDLEAAIFRTENTLSILLGKAPQSFKRSSLDIQKIETDLALGVPATLLSNRPDVMAAEYGLINSFELTNVARSSFYPSLTLTASGGYQSLELDKLLDANSLFANIVGGLTQPIFNQRKLKTQKEVALAQQEQSLLQFKKTLLTAGSEVSNALYTYNAETEKYEYRLKQVEALRRAEQNSEELLKNGYANYLDLLTARESALNAELNIIDSKLQQLTSIVNLYEALGGGWK
- a CDS encoding efflux RND transporter permease subunit, which produces MLKTFIERPVLSTVISIIIVVLGVISITSLPIEEYPDIAPPTIKVSASYTGANAETVLESVIIPIEEQINGVEGMSYITSTASNNGTAEITVYFDQEIDADIAAVNVQNRVARANPLLPQEVIQTGVTTQKQETSALMFISMYSENEDYDATFIQNYLKINVIPAMQRISGVGDVSVFSQQDYAMRIWLKPEKLAAYNLIPSDISAALAEQNLEAAAGSLGENNGEAFSYTLTYSGRFKEQKQYGDIIIKALGNGEFLRLNDVATIELDAQSYSSNAMSLGNPAVFMGIFQTKGSNAQEIIENIKTTLASVEKDLPEGLNIFVPYDTSLFLNASIEKVISTLVEAFLLVFLVVFIFLQDFRSTLIPAIAVPVSIIGTFFFLSVFGYSINLLTLFALVLAIGIVVDDAIVVVEAVHAKMDEGVKNPKKATLIAMNEISGAIISITLVMAAVFIPVTFITGPTGVFYEQFGVTLIIAILISAVNALTLSPALCALLLKEHKHDEELKGKSPLQRFYTLFNRGFNATIDRYGKSLQFLYKRKFVSVLLLIIAGVGIYWASQTTPTGFVPDEDRGIIFANIELPAGSSLDRTDAVSRDLYSKINGIEGIAGVNFIKGRSLISGAGTNYGFGIIKLKDWTEREDPSTSVQAITGKLFGIASTMPEANIIFFSPPSIRGFGNSAGFEVNLLDKFGGEFTELDKTNKEFAMALMSHPEIKYAQSSFNTSYPQYEMDINVPLAKEKGVSVSSIFSTLQGYIGGVYASDFSRFGKQFRVYIQALPDDRASVDDLNSMYVRTDAGEMTPITQFVNLERVYGPQSVTRFNLFNSTKITGATNEGFSTGDAIRIIEEEVAKLPSNYTVAYSGLTREEVNAGSQTTFIFILSILFVYFLLSAQYESYLLPFAVVLSLPFGVFGAYISTKFLGLENNIYFQIALIMLIGLLAKNAILIVEFALQRRRAGESIVDAAIDGAKSRLRPILMTSFAFILGLMPLALAKGVGAEGNNSIGTGAAGGMLIGTILGVFVIPILFILFQWLQEKVSGKPAIQTTEE